Genomic window (Bosea vaviloviae):
CAGGTCGAGCCCGTCGAAGCGGCTGGTATAGGCGATGAGCGCTGCGTCGCCCCCGGTGCGGACCTCGGCGATGATGTCGGCGACGACGCGGTCGACCTCCTCGGAGACCTCGCGCTTGGCGCCCAGCAGGGTCTGAAAATCCTGCTCGAAGCGTGCATCCCTGTCGTCGAGCCTGATCGGCATCGCAAAACCTTAAGAGCTATGGCGTGGACGAGGTCAGGCGCCGTTGGGATGGTCGGGCGTCGCGACCGCTTCCCAGACCGGGCCGAGATCCTTCATCTGAGCTTCGATGCATTCGACGTCGAGCCGGATCGCGGCGCCGTCCGAGAAGTGCAAGGTGACGTCGCCGGTCGGGCCGTCGCGCTCTTCGAAGGTGATTGCGAGCAGGTTCAGGACCGTGCCCGGGGCAGCTGTGTCGATCCCGGTGCTGCGGGCCGTGGTGACCCGCTCGAAATGCAGCGCGGCGAGACGCCGCCGACGCTGCCCGGCCTGCGCGCCCGCCCAATCGAACCGGCGCGCCGCGAGCGCGAAACGCTTCTCGCCGGGAAGATAGGCGATATCCGTCACCTTCAGGACAGCATCCTGGAGATGAGCGGACAGGATCGCGAGATCGTCAGCGTCGAGTGCGATCAGCTTCAGCGGGTCGGCGGCGTCAATCGGCATCGCGATGTTCTGGCGAGGCCGCGCGGCAACGTCAACTGCTGATGCGTTCGACCTCGGCGCCGCAGCGCGTCAGTTTCGCTTCGAGCGCCTCGAAACCGCGGTCGAGATGGTAGACGCGGTTGATCGTGGTGTCGCCTTCGGCCGCAAGACCGCCGATGACGAGCGAAACCGAGGCGCGCAGATCCGTCGCCATCACCGGTGCGCCGGTGAGCTTGGCGACGCCCTCGACATAGGCGGCATCGCCGTCGAGCCTGATCTTGGCGCCCAGCCGCGCCAGCTCCTGCACATGCATGAAGCGGTTCTCGAAGATGGTCTCGCGAATGCGCGAGGTGCCCTTGGCCCGCGTCATCAGAGCCATGAACTGCGCCTGAAGATCGGTCGGGAAACCAGGAAAGGGATCGGTGTCGACATCGACGGCGTTCAGCGCCTGGCCGTTGCGGCGCACGCGGATACCCTCATTGGTCGAGCTGATATCGACGCCCGCCTTGGTCAGGACGTCGAGCGCCGATTGCAGCAGGTCGGCACGCGCGCCTTCAAGCAGCACGTCGCCACCCGTCATCGCGACGGCCATAGCATAGGTGCCGGTCTCGATACGGTCGGGCAGGACTGCGTGATGGGCACCGCCAAGGCGAGCGACGCCGGTGACGACGATGCGCGAGCTGCCGGCCCCCTCGATCTTGGCCCCCATCTTGACGAGGCAGGCGGCAAGGTCGGTCACTTCCGGCTCGCGCGCGGCATTCTCGATGACCGTCGTGCCATCGGCCAGCACGGCAGCCATCAGGGCGGTATGGGTGCCGCCGACCGTGACCTTAGGGAAGATGATCTCGGCGCCCTTCAGGCCCTTGGGCGCCCGCGCCAGGGCGTAGCCGTTCTCGATGGTGATCTGCGCGCCGAGTTTCTCCAGCGCCATCAATAGGAGATCGACCGGGCGCGTACCGATGGCGCAGCCGCCGGGCAGCGAGACCTTGGCCTCACCCATGCGCGCCAGGATCGGCGCGATGACCCAGAAGCTCGCCCGCATGGTCGAGACCAATTCATAGGGCGCGCAGGTATCGGTAATCTGGCGAGCCGTCAGTGAGACGGTCTGGCCGCTTTCGGCCGACTGGCCAATGCGCTTGCCCGCGACCGTGCGATCGACCCCCTGATTGGACAGGATGCGCGACAGCGCCGTGACGTCGGAGAGGCGCGGCACATTGACCAGCGTCAAAGTCTCGTCCGTCAGCAGGCTTGCGATCATCAGCGGGAGAGCGGCGTTTTTCGCACCCGAGATCTGGATATTGCCATTGAGGCGCTGGCCGCCGGTAATGCGGATCTTGTCCATCGTGATGACCTGCTGGCCTGCCGCCGCGAAAGGCCGGGCGGCGCATGAATATGAGAATCAGGACCGGGAGGTTTCGGCCTGGGCTTGCGATACCGGTTCCTGCGCTTTCGCCTCATCCGTGCGGCGAGCGCGAGCCTGAGCCTTGCGGCGCTTCAGGTTCTCGCGGAGAGCGGCGGCAAGGCGCGCTCTCTTCTCGTCTTCTGCGGATGGTGGGCGGTTCACGGCATCAACTCGGCATCAACGTTTCAACGCTCGGATCGCGGCGAATTCGCGGCGCATAGTTAGCTGCGGTTGTGGTTTTGAACAAGCAGGTGAGCGCGCGGCAAGACGCAGCCCGCTGTCCGGCCTTGTCCTATTTCGAGACAGGCCTGCGTGCCGCAGCGGCTCATCCCGGCATTCTCCTCGCTTCGCATCGGGCGTCGCGCGGGACGCCACGCCCCCGAAAAAGAAACGATCCGCCGCGATCAGCGAGCTCCGAGACCGATTATTCCACCTTGGAGGAAGCTCGCGCCCGAATCTTTCCTTCGCAGAGCGACGCAGACCCGGCCCCTCCGGGCAGCACATGATTTGCTCAAGGCGAGGACACGATCGGGAACTGTTCCACATCGTTCAAGGCCTTGGTCACGACACCGGGTCCGAGTTGACGATACGGAATAAAGCTTAACGAAATTAACCATTTCCGCGGGATCCCGTTTACAGTTTCTTAACTTCAACTACCTTGACCGGGCGTTCTCGACGCGCGGCAACCGGGAGGTCAGCGGCATGTTCCAGTCTCTTTCGTCAGTTCCGAAGGCTGGTTTTGCGACGACTCTCGACAGCTGCGACGTCATCGACGCCATCCGGCATCAGGCCGGTTTCCTGCCCGAGGTGCAGATCGACTACGAACCCGACATCCTGACCTTGTGGGTGACGATCCGGCCGGAGCTGAAGCCGGTTTTCACGCTTCAACTGCTCGACAGCCTGGGTAAGATTCAGCGTGCGATCTTCGCGCTATGGGGTGCGCCGGACCAATATCACCGCGCTCCGGTCCGCTTTCTCGCCTTCCGCGGAACGGGCCCGTTCTTCACGCTTGGCGGCGATCTCGACTTCTATCTCGACTGCCTGGCCAAGAATGATCGCGCGGCGCTGGCCGAATATGCGCGGCTCTCGATCGAAGGCGCGGTCTTGAACGCCAGCGGCCTGAACGGCCTCGTGGTCACGCTCTCGACCATTCACGCCAAGGCGATCGGCGGCGGCATCGACGCGCCGCGCTCCTGCAACATCATGATCGCCGAGGAGCAGGCCTCGTTCGTCTACCCCGAAATCAAGTTCAACCATTTCCCGATCACGGCGGTCGCGATCCTGTCGCGCCGCATGGGACCACGCGCTGCCGAGCAGATGCTGCTCTCCGGCGAGGAGCTCAGCGCCCGCGATTTCATGGCGGCGGGCGGCCTCGAAGCCGTCGTCCCGACGGGAACGGGCGAGAGCTGGATCCGCAAATACGCCGCCGATTCCTTGCCTATGCATGCCGCCAAGACCGCCCTGTTCTCGGCCTTCAACCGCCGCGCCGGCGATCTGAAGGAGGAGCTGGAACACCTTGGGGAGATCTGGACCAACTGCATGCTGCGGCTGAACCCCAGCGCGATCTCGAAGCTGCAACGCATCGCACAGACCCAGGACCGCATGCTTGCCCGCGTCTACCAGCGCCCACCTGCGGTTGCAGCAAACGCTTCGAGCGGCCGCTAAGGCCTCATTAAGGCCATACGGCCCCTCTGAATTCGGAGAACACCCACACCAAACATTTACTTCTGCCGCCATAAAGCATTTAAACGGAGCGACTTGTGGCGAGAGATGCGCGATCTCCGCTTGTCGCCGTAAAGGGCGGGAGCGATGGCGGAAGCCCTCAGGCGATCAGCGGATGGCGGCTTGAGCGATCCGGGCAAGGATTTCGACCTGCCCGGCTACCGCCTGCTCGTCAGCTCGCTCTTCTCGTCGCCGGCCTCGATCGTCCCCGGCGGGATTGCCGGCATCCTGACGCCCTATCTGTGCTGGCTCTCGAGCGACAAGCAGCTGTTCCTGAATCTGACCGTTCTGGTCGCGCTGATCGTCTCGCTGCGATTGATGACGGTAATCTCCTATCGCCGGAAGGACCATTCCGAGGACGGCCTGCGCGCAACGCGGCGCTGGGATCGCGAGTATTTCTTCGGCGCCACCGCCTTCAGCGCCGTCCTCGGCTATAGCTGCTATGCCGCGCTGGCTCTGACCGACGACGCGGCAGCGCATATCACCTCGGTCGCTTCGACGATCGCGCTCGCCTCGGGCTATGTCTCGCGCAATGCCGGGCGGCCGAAATTCGTCGCGGTGCAGATCCTGACCTTCTGCATTCCGATGGCTGTGGGCCTGATCCAGGCCCATAACGTCTACTACCAGTATATCGGCTATTTCGCCTTTCTGTATGTCGCGGCCAATATCGCGATCACCAACTCGCTGCATCGCAACCTGCTCGCGCTGAGCGACGCGACCAAGCAGTCGAAGGCCCTGGCCTCGGCGCTGCATTCGCAGAACCTGACCCTGGATGCCGCCCTCAACACCATGATCCACGGGCTTGCGATGTTCGACCGCGATCTGAAGCTCGCGGTCAGCAACGCGCCCTATCGCGCGCTCTACGGCATTCCCGAAACGCTCGCGCTGCCGGGCACGCCCTTGACCGCGATCGCCCGTTTCCTGATCGAACGCCAGATCATCGACGCCGAGCAGGTCCGCGACGTCAGGGGCGCTCTCGTGGCGGTGCAGGACATGCAGCAGACGATGAGCCGCGAGCTCCAAACCCGGGGCGGTCGCGTGCTCATCATCACCATCGCGCCGGCAGCCGAGGGCGGCGTGCTGATGCTGACCGAGGACGCGACCGAGCGGAAGGCGACCGAGGCGCGCATCGAGCAGATGGCACGCTTCGACGAGTTGACCGGGCTCGCCAACCGCTTCGAGTTCAACAACCACATCACCGAGGCCTTCGGCCGGCTGGAGCGGACGGGCGAGGCCTTCGCGCTGCTCTATGTCGATCTGGACGGCTTCAAGCAGGTCAACGACAATCTCGGCCACGATATCGGCGATCGCGTGCTGAGCGAAACGGCGAGCCGGCTGAAGAGCACCATTCGCGGCGGCGACCTGCTCGCCCGCTTCGGCGGCGACGAGTTCCTGCTGATCCTGCCCTCGGCCAGCCACGCCGTCGTCACCAGTATCGCGCAGCGCATGATCGACGTGATGTCCAAGGTCTTCCACCTCGACACCAAGACCGTCTACGTCACGGCCAGCGTCGGCATCGCCATGGCGCCCCATGATGGTGCGACACCGGTGGATCTGCTGCGGCACGCCGACACCGCGCTCTACAAGGCCAAGGCCGCCGGCCGCAACACGCTGACCTTCTTCAACCCGGCCATGGCGGAGGAGATGCTCGACCGGCACGAGATCGAGGTCGATCTGCGCAAGGCCTGCGACGATGGCGCGCTCGAACTCTATTACCAGCCGATCATCGACCTGAAGACGCATGAGATCGTGACGCGCGAGGCGCTGATGCGCTGGCACCACCCGACGCGCGGCATGATCCCGCCCGGCGTGTTCATTCCGATCGCCGAGCAATCCGGCCTGATCGCGGCGATGGGGAACTGGGCGATCCGGCAGGCCTGCAAGGATGCGGCGCAGTGGGGCAACGAGATCGGCGTCTCCGTCAACATCTCGCCGCTGCAGTTCCGCGAACCGCGCCGCATCGTCGAAACGGTGAAGGATGCGCTGATCGCCTCCCATCTCGGCTCGCATCGGCTGACGCTGGAGGTGACGGAATCGCTGCTGATCGAGGACAACAAGAGCACGCTTGCCGTCATCGACGAGCTCAGGGCGCTCGGCGTGCGCTTCGCGCTCGACGATTTCGGCACCGGCTATTCCTCGCTCGCCTATCTCTCGACCTACCCGTTCGCGCAGGTGAAGATCGACCAGAGCTTCACCCGCAACGTCCACACCAACGAGGCCTCGAAGGCGATCATCGAGGCGGTCTGCCAGCTCGCGCGCCGACTCTCGATGAATGTCGTGGTCGAGGGCATCGAGACCGAGCAGCAGCGCATCGCCGTGCAATTGCTCGGCGCGCAGCGGGCCCAGGGCTATCTCTTCGGCCGGCCCGAGCCGCTCTCGGCATTCTCCCCCGACAAGGGCCGCAAGATCGCCTGAATGTCCCTCTGACGCTCTTCCGGCTTGCGCGGCCTTGATTCCGGCGGCCTCGCGACGCATCAGCAGTTGCAGGAGCATTGCTCTCAACTTTTAGAATCGATCACGTCGCATTCGGACGGAACCGTCCGAATGCGACGTGATCGAGCGGATCAGGAGGGCGGCGTGAGCGAGACCACAGCAACAGCGCCGAGACCTGCGCCGCTGACGCCGGATATCTGCGTGATCGGGGCAGGTGCGGCCGGGCTGTCGCTCGCCACCGCCGCGGCTGCATTCCGCGTGCCAGTCGTCCTCGTCGAGCACGGCAGCATGGGCGGCAGTCATCCGAATGCCGGCGACATATCGGCCAGGGCGCTCGGCGCCGCAGGCGCGCGGGCGCAGGCCGTCCGAGAGGCCGGGCGCTTCGGGATCTCGGCCGGCGCGTCGCAAGTGAACGACGTGCAAGTAAACGACGTGCAAGTGAACTACGCGCGGGTCCACGACCATGTTCAGCGCGTCGTTGCCGCGACCGCCCGCAATGATTCGGCGGAGCGCCTCGCTGCGCTCGGCGTCCACCTGATCAGGAGCGAGGCACGCTTCATCAGCCGCAGCACGGTCATGGCCGGCGACCAGGCGATCAAGGCGCGACGCTTCGTGATCGCAACCGGCTCGCGGCCGTCCGCCCCGCCGCTTCCCGGGCTCGACGCGGTCCCGTTCCTGACCAGCGAGAGCCTGTTTTCAGTGACGCGCCGGCCCGAACGCCTGCTGGTTCTCGGCGGCGGCTCGACCGGTGTCGAACTCGCGCAGACCATGGCTCGGCTCGGCAGCACGGTCAGCATCGTCGAGGCCGGGCACCTTTTGCCCCATGCCGATCCGGAGGCCGCGCTGATCTTGCGCCGCGCGCTGCTGCGCGACGGCATCACATTGCACGAGCGGGCCCGGGTGCTGCGCGCAGAGACTGTCAAGGGCGGCATCAGGCTGGTGCTGGCGGGGCCCGATGGCGAGGCCGACCATAAGCTCGACGGGACGCATCTTCTGGTCGCGACGGGGCGCTCACCCAATATCGAGGCGCTCGACCTCGAGCTTGGCGGCATCAACAGCGACATCGGGGGCGTGATCGTCGACAAGGGGCTGCGCACCGGCAACCGCCGCGTCTTCGCGATCGGCGACTGTGCCAGCGGGGCAGCCGGCGGGCCGCACTCCAGCCATGCCGCGCATGACCAGGCTGGACTCGTCTTGCGCAACGCCTTGTTCCGCCTCCCGGTCAGGACCAATGCAACGGCGATCCCCCACGTGACCTATTGCCATCCGGAGCTCGCCAGCGTCGGCCTGTCCGAAGTCGAGGCGCGCAAACGCAGCAATGCGATCACCATCCTGCGCTGGCCTTATGCCGAAAACGACCGCGCCCAGGCCGAGCACGAGACCGATGGTTTCGTGAAGCTCGTCGCTGACCGGCGGGGCCGCGTCCTCGGCGCCACCATCGTCGGCACTGGTGCAGGCGAGTTGATCGCGCCCTGGTGCATAGCCGTGCGGAAGGGCCTGACGGTCCAGGACATGGCGGGGCTCGCCTTGCCCTATCCGACCTTCTCGGAGGCCTCGAAGCGGGCGGCGATGTCCTTCTACGCGCCATTGGCGGCAAAGCCGGGAATCCGACGGCTCATCGGCTTTCTCAGCCGTTTCGGCTAAGCTCCCATTCAATGCAGCAACCTGATCTCGACACGACGCAACTCTCGGTCAGCCTGCCGCGCGGCCTGACGCGGCTCGGCCTCTCGGCCAAGCTGCTGCTTTTGACCGTGCTGTTCGTGATGCTGGCGGAAATTCTGATCTACTTGCCATCGGTCGCGAATTTCCGGCGCAACTGGCTGAACGACCGGCTTGCCGCGGCCCAGGTCGCGGTGCTGGTGCTGGAAGGCGCGCCCGATGAACGCCTGCCGGAAGAGAGCGAAGCCCGGCTGCTGATGGGCGTCGGCGCGCGCGCCATTGCCGCCCGCGTTGGTGGCGCGCGCCGCCTGCTCAGCCTCGATTCGATGCCGCCGACGGTTGCCCGCAAGGTCGATCTGCGGGATGCGAGCTGGATGACCGCGCTCAAGGAGGCGGTCGAGATTCTGGTGGCCCCGCCGCACGACATGCCGATCCGCGTCATCGGCCAGGCCATGGGCGGGGCCGACTTCGTCGAGATCGTCATCGACGAGGCGCCGCTGCGGCGCGCGATGCTGGTCTTCTCGGGCAACATCCTGCTGATCTCGCTGCTGATCTCCGTCCTGACGGCGGGGCTGGTCTATCTCGCGCTGAACTGGATGATCGTCGGGCCAATCCGTCAGCTCGCCGCCAATGTCATGGAGTTCGAGGCCGACCCGGAGAATCCGCACCGGATCATCGAGCCCTCGCGGCGCGCCGACGAGATCGGCGAGGCCGAACGGGCGCTGGCGCGCATGCAGATGACGCTGGCCGGCGAATTGCGCACCAAGAAGCATCTCGCCGAGCTCGGGCTGGCCGTCAGCAAGGTCAATCACGACCTGCGCAACATGCTGGCCTCGGCGCAGCTGATGTCCGACCAGTTGGTCGATACCCGCGACGCCAAGATCAGGCGCTTCGCACCGCGCCTGATCGCGACGCTCGGCCGGGCGATCGAGTTCTGCCAGGCGACCTTGGCCTATGGCCGCGCGGCGGAGGCGACACCGCTGCTGCGCGAGATCGCGCTGCGCCAGCTCGTCGCCGAGCAGGCGGAGATGCTCGGCCTGCCCGAGAACAAGCAGCTCAGCTTCGTCAACGAGGTTCCAGCCGAATTGATCGCGCGCTGCGACCCCGACCAGATGGCGCGTGTCCTGCTCAACCTGATGCGGAACTCCGTGCAGGCGCTGGCGCGAGAGGGAGGCGAGAGCGACAGCCAAGCCATGTTGACGGTCAAGGCGCAGCAGCTCGACGGGTCGTTGCATCTGCGCGTCAGCGATAACGGCCCCGGCGTGCCCCAGCGGGCGAAGGCCAACCTGTTCCAGGCCTTTCGCGGCTCGGTCACACCCGGCGGGACCGGGCTTGGCCTCGCCATCGCCGCCGAACTCGTCAGGCTGCATGGCGGCATGATCGAACTCGAGCCCTCGGAAACGGGGGCTGTGTTCAAGGTGACGCTGCCAGGCCGCCGGCCGAACGGGAATTGAGGTCGGCGGCCGTCGCTGTCTTTGCAAGCGCCACGACGAGGTTTACTGGCTCGCCCAGATCACCCGCGCCATGAAAGCGATCTCGCTCAGGCCCAGCACCCGGTCGGGATGCTCGGGGTTGAGCGAGGCGAGCTCGACGGTCTTGGCGGTCTGGCGCCTGAGCTGCTTGGCCAGGATCTCGCCCTCGACCGTCTTGACCACGACGCGGTCGCCACGCCGCACTGCCGCCGTCGGCGAGACGATGATGGTGTCGCCGTCGCGATAGAGCGGCAGCATCGCATCGCCGGCGATCTCCAGCGCATAGGCCTTCTCGTCGGCGACGCCGGGAAAGGCGACCTCCTCCCAGCCGGCGCCGACGGGAAGGCCGTCATCGTCGAAGACGCCGCCCGAGCCCGCCTGGGCGAAGCCGATCAGGGGAATGGTGCGCGAGGGCGCCGGCCCCCGCGCCATCACCACGCTGATGAATTCATCGAGCGAGGCGCCGGTCGCCGCCAGGATCTTGGCGATCGATTCGGTCGAGGGCCAGCGCTCGCGGCCATCGGGCCCGAGGCGCTTGGAGCGGTTGAAGGTGGTCGCGTCGAGCCCGGCCTTGCGGGCCAGCCCCGAAGCCGTGAAGCCATAACGCTGGGCGAGCGCATCGATGGCGCTCCAGATCTGCTCATGGGACAGCACCGCGGAGCCTCGTTCCTGATGTTGCCGTTATGAAATAGGAAATACCCCCTATCCGATAAGATTCCAATCCGATTTCTGCGGAAGCGCGGATAAGATTTGCGCTATCCTCCTGCCAGCCGTCTCTCATCCAAGAGTCAGAGCAGGATCAATGCGAAAAACCGGCTCCCACTTTTCCGTATCGTGCTCTATGTCGAGGCCCGTGCGAATCCGGCGAGGCTGTGCGTGCCGCTCATCTACAAGATCTGCCCCGAAGCCTTGTGGCGCGAAGCCGAGCTTTCCGGCCGTTTCAACGGTGCGCCGATCGATCTCGCCGACGGCTACATCCATTTCTCGACCGGAGCGCAGGCGCGGGAGACAGCGGCGAAGCACTTCGTCGGCCAGCGCGACCTGCTGCTGATCGCGGTCGACGCTTCACGCCTCGGCGAAGCCTTGCGCCATGAGCCCTCGCGCGGCGGGGCGCTGTTTCCGCATCTCTACGCCCCGCTCGACCCCAAATCCGTCCGCTGGATCGCGCCGCTTCCGCTCGCAGCCGACGGCACCCATCTCTTTCCGGAGGATGTCGCGTGATCGGCGCCCTGTTCAATCTCGCCCGCCCGCTGATCCACCGGCTCGACGCCGAGACGGCTCATCGCATGACGGTCGCAGCGCTCGCCGTCGCGCCGGCGCTGAGGCCGGCCGCCGACGATCCAGTCCTGGCGACGCAGGCCTTCGGCCTCTCCTTCACCAACCCGGTCGGCCTCGCAGCCGGCTTCGACAAGCATGCCGAAGCGGTGGACGGGGCGCTGGGCCTGGGCTTCGGCTTCGTCGAGGTCGGCGGCGTCACGCCTCTGCCCCAGCCCGGCAATCCGCGCCCGCGCGTCTTCCGATTGACCGAGGACGAGGCGGTGATCAACCGCTACGGCCTCAACAGCGAAGGCATGGAAGCGGTCGCCGCGCGGCTCCAGGCGCGGCGCGGCCGCAACGGCATCGTCGGCGTCAATCTCGGGGCCAACAAGGACTCCGCCGACCGCTCCGCCGATTATGCCGTGCTCGCGCGGCGGCTGGCGCCTGTCGCCGACTTCCTGACGATCAACATCTCCTCGCCCAACACGCCGGGCCTGCGCGATCTGCAGGCCGAATCGGCGCTCGACGACCTGATCGCAC
Coding sequences:
- a CDS encoding DUF2948 family protein produces the protein MPIDAADPLKLIALDADDLAILSAHLQDAVLKVTDIAYLPGEKRFALAARRFDWAGAQAGQRRRRLAALHFERVTTARSTGIDTAAPGTVLNLLAITFEERDGPTGDVTLHFSDGAAIRLDVECIEAQMKDLGPVWEAVATPDHPNGA
- the murA gene encoding UDP-N-acetylglucosamine 1-carboxyvinyltransferase, yielding MDKIRITGGQRLNGNIQISGAKNAALPLMIASLLTDETLTLVNVPRLSDVTALSRILSNQGVDRTVAGKRIGQSAESGQTVSLTARQITDTCAPYELVSTMRASFWVIAPILARMGEAKVSLPGGCAIGTRPVDLLLMALEKLGAQITIENGYALARAPKGLKGAEIIFPKVTVGGTHTALMAAVLADGTTVIENAAREPEVTDLAACLVKMGAKIEGAGSSRIVVTGVARLGGAHHAVLPDRIETGTYAMAVAMTGGDVLLEGARADLLQSALDVLTKAGVDISSTNEGIRVRRNGQALNAVDVDTDPFPGFPTDLQAQFMALMTRAKGTSRIRETIFENRFMHVQELARLGAKIRLDGDAAYVEGVAKLTGAPVMATDLRASVSLVIGGLAAEGDTTINRVYHLDRGFEALEAKLTRCGAEVERISS
- a CDS encoding enoyl-CoA hydratase-related protein; protein product: MFQSLSSVPKAGFATTLDSCDVIDAIRHQAGFLPEVQIDYEPDILTLWVTIRPELKPVFTLQLLDSLGKIQRAIFALWGAPDQYHRAPVRFLAFRGTGPFFTLGGDLDFYLDCLAKNDRAALAEYARLSIEGAVLNASGLNGLVVTLSTIHAKAIGGGIDAPRSCNIMIAEEQASFVYPEIKFNHFPITAVAILSRRMGPRAAEQMLLSGEELSARDFMAAGGLEAVVPTGTGESWIRKYAADSLPMHAAKTALFSAFNRRAGDLKEELEHLGEIWTNCMLRLNPSAISKLQRIAQTQDRMLARVYQRPPAVAANASSGR
- a CDS encoding putative bifunctional diguanylate cyclase/phosphodiesterase, whose amino-acid sequence is MSDPGKDFDLPGYRLLVSSLFSSPASIVPGGIAGILTPYLCWLSSDKQLFLNLTVLVALIVSLRLMTVISYRRKDHSEDGLRATRRWDREYFFGATAFSAVLGYSCYAALALTDDAAAHITSVASTIALASGYVSRNAGRPKFVAVQILTFCIPMAVGLIQAHNVYYQYIGYFAFLYVAANIAITNSLHRNLLALSDATKQSKALASALHSQNLTLDAALNTMIHGLAMFDRDLKLAVSNAPYRALYGIPETLALPGTPLTAIARFLIERQIIDAEQVRDVRGALVAVQDMQQTMSRELQTRGGRVLIITIAPAAEGGVLMLTEDATERKATEARIEQMARFDELTGLANRFEFNNHITEAFGRLERTGEAFALLYVDLDGFKQVNDNLGHDIGDRVLSETASRLKSTIRGGDLLARFGGDEFLLILPSASHAVVTSIAQRMIDVMSKVFHLDTKTVYVTASVGIAMAPHDGATPVDLLRHADTALYKAKAAGRNTLTFFNPAMAEEMLDRHEIEVDLRKACDDGALELYYQPIIDLKTHEIVTREALMRWHHPTRGMIPPGVFIPIAEQSGLIAAMGNWAIRQACKDAAQWGNEIGVSVNISPLQFREPRRIVETVKDALIASHLGSHRLTLEVTESLLIEDNKSTLAVIDELRALGVRFALDDFGTGYSSLAYLSTYPFAQVKIDQSFTRNVHTNEASKAIIEAVCQLARRLSMNVVVEGIETEQQRIAVQLLGAQRAQGYLFGRPEPLSAFSPDKGRKIA
- a CDS encoding dihydrolipoyl dehydrogenase family protein; this encodes MSETTATAPRPAPLTPDICVIGAGAAGLSLATAAAAFRVPVVLVEHGSMGGSHPNAGDISARALGAAGARAQAVREAGRFGISAGASQVNDVQVNDVQVNYARVHDHVQRVVAATARNDSAERLAALGVHLIRSEARFISRSTVMAGDQAIKARRFVIATGSRPSAPPLPGLDAVPFLTSESLFSVTRRPERLLVLGGGSTGVELAQTMARLGSTVSIVEAGHLLPHADPEAALILRRALLRDGITLHERARVLRAETVKGGIRLVLAGPDGEADHKLDGTHLLVATGRSPNIEALDLELGGINSDIGGVIVDKGLRTGNRRVFAIGDCASGAAGGPHSSHAAHDQAGLVLRNALFRLPVRTNATAIPHVTYCHPELASVGLSEVEARKRSNAITILRWPYAENDRAQAEHETDGFVKLVADRRGRVLGATIVGTGAGELIAPWCIAVRKGLTVQDMAGLALPYPTFSEASKRAAMSFYAPLAAKPGIRRLIGFLSRFG
- a CDS encoding sensor histidine kinase, which translates into the protein MQQPDLDTTQLSVSLPRGLTRLGLSAKLLLLTVLFVMLAEILIYLPSVANFRRNWLNDRLAAAQVAVLVLEGAPDERLPEESEARLLMGVGARAIAARVGGARRLLSLDSMPPTVARKVDLRDASWMTALKEAVEILVAPPHDMPIRVIGQAMGGADFVEIVIDEAPLRRAMLVFSGNILLISLLISVLTAGLVYLALNWMIVGPIRQLAANVMEFEADPENPHRIIEPSRRADEIGEAERALARMQMTLAGELRTKKHLAELGLAVSKVNHDLRNMLASAQLMSDQLVDTRDAKIRRFAPRLIATLGRAIEFCQATLAYGRAAEATPLLREIALRQLVAEQAEMLGLPENKQLSFVNEVPAELIARCDPDQMARVLLNLMRNSVQALAREGGESDSQAMLTVKAQQLDGSLHLRVSDNGPGVPQRAKANLFQAFRGSVTPGGTGLGLAIAAELVRLHGGMIELEPSETGAVFKVTLPGRRPNGN
- a CDS encoding S24 family peptidase; translated protein: MLSHEQIWSAIDALAQRYGFTASGLARKAGLDATTFNRSKRLGPDGRERWPSTESIAKILAATGASLDEFISVVMARGPAPSRTIPLIGFAQAGSGGVFDDDGLPVGAGWEEVAFPGVADEKAYALEIAGDAMLPLYRDGDTIIVSPTAAVRRGDRVVVKTVEGEILAKQLRRQTAKTVELASLNPEHPDRVLGLSEIAFMARVIWASQ
- a CDS encoding DUF952 domain-containing protein: MPLIYKICPEALWREAELSGRFNGAPIDLADGYIHFSTGAQARETAAKHFVGQRDLLLIAVDASRLGEALRHEPSRGGALFPHLYAPLDPKSVRWIAPLPLAADGTHLFPEDVA
- a CDS encoding quinone-dependent dihydroorotate dehydrogenase, coding for MIGALFNLARPLIHRLDAETAHRMTVAALAVAPALRPAADDPVLATQAFGLSFTNPVGLAAGFDKHAEAVDGALGLGFGFVEVGGVTPLPQPGNPRPRVFRLTEDEAVINRYGLNSEGMEAVAARLQARRGRNGIVGVNLGANKDSADRSADYAVLARRLAPVADFLTINISSPNTPGLRDLQAESALDDLIARALAARDEAASSAGRATPMLLKIAPDLSLTELDGIVAVARKRGIDGMIVSNTTVARPATLRNTAKAETGGLSGKPLFLPSTRLLAETFLRVERQFPLVGVGGIDSTATAFAKIRAGADLVQFYSALVFHGPALAATIKAGLTAEARKTGVGRLSALVGRDAAAIARGETLGG